The following proteins are co-located in the Heteronotia binoei isolate CCM8104 ecotype False Entrance Well chromosome 21, APGP_CSIRO_Hbin_v1, whole genome shotgun sequence genome:
- the SDHAF2 gene encoding succinate dehydrogenase assembly factor 2, mitochondrial, with protein sequence MAALIVRRVLSRPLCILPVARRGYRGDSPSDSGRDLLEIPLPPWQYRPQEPLETKRARLLYESRKRGMLENCLLLSFFAKENLNRMNEQQLDFYDRLINEPSNDWDIYYWATEAKPVPEVFQNEVMEMLREFTKNRNREQRLQQPDLE encoded by the exons ATGGCCGCGCTAATCGTTAGA cgcgtCTTGTCTCGCCCTCTCTGCATTCTCCCCGTGGCAAGGCGCGGCTATCGTGGGGATTCACCGTCGGACTCTGGCCGCGACCTGCTGGAGATTCCGCTGCCGCCGTGGCAGTATAGGCCGCAAGAGCCCTTGGAGACTAAGCGCGCCAGATTGTTGTATGAGAGTCGCAAGAGGGGCATGCTGGAGAACTGTCTTCTGCTCAG TTTCTTTGCCAAAGAAAACCTGAACAGAATGAATGAACAACAGCTGGACTTTTATGATCGCCTGATTAACGAGCCTAGTAATGACTGGGATATCTACTATTGGGCAACAG AAGCAAAGCCAGTTCCAGAAGTCTTTCAGAATGAAGTCATGGAGATGCTTAGGGAGTTCACCAAAAACAGGAACAGAGAGCAAAGGCTGCAACAGCCAGACTTGGAGTAA